One genomic region from Bos javanicus breed banteng chromosome 14, ARS-OSU_banteng_1.0, whole genome shotgun sequence encodes:
- the LY6L gene encoding lymphocyte antigen 6L, which produces MGALVLALWALLVSLDPAGGAREPGKNLSCYQCFKVRSPEFCLPAMCSSTDQVCVSHTLIITLRLQVKTLLSKRCAPRCPNTNIEFKWPSNSGVPSKIVRHCCSKSLCNRAPAPQEGPRALSRGLLLRVSLGLLWVLL; this is translated from the exons ATGGGGGCGCTGGTTCTAGCCCTGTGGGCTCTGCTGGTGTCTTTGGACCCTGCTGGCGGAGCCAGAGAGCCAG GGAAGAACCTGAGCTGCTACCAGTGCTTCAAAGTCAGGAGCCCGGAGTTTTGCTTGCCTGCGATGTGCTCCTCCACTGACCAGGTCTGCGTCTCCCACACGTTGATCATCACCCTGA GACTACAGGTGAAGACCCTGCTCAGCAAGCGCTGTGCCCCTAGGTGCCCCAACACCAACATAGAGTTCAAATGGCCGTCGAACTCGGGGGTGCCCAGCAAGATCGTCCGGCACTGCTGCTCCAAATCTCTCTGCAACAGGGCCCCCGCCCCGCAGGAGGGCCCCAGGGCCCTCTCACGGGGGCTCCTGCTTCGGGTGAGCCTCGGCCTCCTCTGGGTCCTGCTGTGA